One window of the Salvelinus fontinalis isolate EN_2023a chromosome 2, ASM2944872v1, whole genome shotgun sequence genome contains the following:
- the LOC129811030 gene encoding probable G-protein coupled receptor 21: MMNSSLDLLEFELLNLSGPPFCLLDVGYSQILSTCLLEVAIILLLTVLIISGNLVVIFVFHCAPLLHHHTTSAFIQTMAYADLLVGVSCLIPSLSLLHHLKGLDEELTCKVFGYMVSVLKSVSMASLACVSVDRYMAITRPLSYATLATPCRIRGCILLIWVYSALVFLPSFFGWGKPGYHGDVVEWCAVEWETRPLFTSFIVALLYAPAAMTVCFTYVNIFRICRQHTREISERRARFGPQEGSLGQDGQPQHAPACTDKRYAMVLFRITSVFYLLWLPYILYFLLESAGIYSHPAASFITTWLAISNSFFNCLIYSLSNSAFRKGLKRLCSFCVQRVDSKKSFSPSPGYGQGPICTRSTCHV, encoded by the coding sequence ATGATGAACTCTTCCCTGGACCTGCTGGAGTTTGAGCTCCTCAACCTGAGTGGCCCTCCTTTCTGCCTCCTGGACGTGGGCTACAGCCAGATCTTAAGCACCTGTCTACTGGAGGTAGCCATCATCCTGCTGCTCACCGTCCTCATCATCTCTGGCAACCTGGTGGTGATCTTTGTGTTCCACTGTGCTCCTCTTctccaccaccacacaaccaGTGCCTTCATCCAGACCATGGCCTACGCAGACCTGTTGGTGGGTGTCAGCTGCCTCATCccctccctgtccctcctccaccacctgaAAGGCCTGGACGAGGAGCTGACCTGTAAGGTGTTTGGTTACATGGTTTCCGTGTTGAAGAGCGTTTCCATGGCGTCACTGGCGTGTGTTAGCGTGGACCGCTACATGGCGATAACACGGCCTCTGTCGTACGCTACCTTGGCGACGCCGTGCCGGATCCGCGGGTGCATCCTCCTCATCTGGGTCTACTCCGCCCTTGTCTTCCTGCCCTCCTTCTTCGGCTGGGGGAAGCCCGGCTACCACGGCGACGTGGTGGAGTGGTGCGCGGTGGAGTGGGAGACGAGGCCACTCTTCACATCGTTCATTGTGGCGCTGCTCTACGCGCCAGCCGCCATGACGGTCTGCTTCACCTATGTCAACATCTTCCGGATCTGCCGGCAGCATACGAGGGAGATCAGCGAGCGCCGCGCCCGCTTCGGCCCACAGGAAGGCTCTCTGGGACAGGATGGCCAGCCGCAGCACGCGCCGGCGTGCACGGACAAACGCTACGCCATGGTGCTGTTCCGCATCACCAGCGTCTTCTACCTCCTCTGGCTTCCCTACATCCTGTATTTCCTGCTGGAGAGTGCTGGGATCTACAGTCACCCTGCCGCCTCATTCATCACCACCTGGCTGGCTATCAGCAACAGCTTCTTTAACTGTCTGATCTATAGTCTGTCcaacagtgccttcaggaagggtTTAAAACGCCTCTGTTCGTTCTGTGTGCAGCGCGTGGACAGTAAGAAGTCCTTCAGCCCCTCACCAGGGTATGGACAGGGGCCCATCTGCACACGCTCCACATGCCATGTCTAG